The genomic stretch CCTCCGGGACCAGAGGTGCGGTGTGCCCGACGCGGACCGACCGGCCCGCGCGCGTGTGACCCCGTGCCTGCTTGAGGCGCGGGGTTTTTTGATGCTGCAAGGCCCGCTTGCGGGGCGCCTCCGCGCCCTCCTCTTCTCGCTCCTCCTGCCGTCGGCCGTCGCCGCGCAACCGTCCGCACCGACGGCCGCGCCCGACTCGACGCTCGGCGCCGTCACGGTGACGGCCGCCCGCGAGGCCGTCGCCACGCGCGAGGCCGCGTCCCGCGTGACCGTCCTCGGCCGCGACGCGCTCGACGCCGCCGGGGCCACCACCGTCGCCGACGCGCTCGAAGCACGCACCGCCGTGTTCGTGAAGCGCTACGGGCCGGGCGGGCTCGCGAGCCTGTCGCTGCGGGGCACGGGCGCGGCCCAGACGCTGGTGCTCCTCGACGGCCACCGCATCGCCGACCCGCAGCTCGGGCAGCTCGACCTCGGCTTGCTCCCGGCCGGGGTCGTCGAGGCCGTGGAGGTCGCCCACGGGGCGGCGTCGGCGCTGTACGGGACCGACGGCGTCGGCGGCGTGGTGCAGGTCCGGACGCCCGCCCCCGGCGAGCCCCGCGCCCGGCTCGACCTGCGGACCGGCGCCTGGGGTGAGCGCGGCGGCGCGCTCCTGCTCTCGGGTGGCTCGGCGCGCCTCTCGGCCGTCCTCGCCCTCGACCACGACGAGGCCACCGGCGACTACCTCTACGTCGACTCGACGCGCTTCGACCCGGCCACCCAGACCGTCGGCGTGACGGCGCCGCGCGCCAACGCCGATGTGCAGCGGGACGCTCTGTTCGGACGCGTGTCGTCCGAGATCGGCCGGTGGCGAGGCACGGCGGGCCTGCTGGCGACCGACGCCGAGCGGGGGATCTTCGCCTTCTCGGGCGTCTCGCAGGCCCGCCAAACCGACCGCGCGCTGCGCGTCTGGACCGACCACGCGCTCCGCCTCGGCGGTACGCGGGTGCGGGTCGGCGGGCTGGCGCAGCGGTCGTCGCTCCGCTACCTCAGCCCGGCGTCGGGCCTCGACGAGACGGGGCAGACCGAGGCCGCGTCGCTTCGCATCGAGGCCGACCGGGCGGTCCGCCTCGGAAGCGGACGCTGGCACCTCGCGGCGGGCGTCGAGGCGCGCGGCGGACGGGCCGAGCACCCGAGCCTGACCGAGGACGCGCAGGAAACCGCGCAGGCCGTCTTCGCGAGCGCGGTCGGCCAGCACGGGCCGCTCCACCTCTACCCGGCCCTCCGCCTGGACCGCGTCGCCGCGCCGACTGGCGAGACGCTGACGGCGCTCAGCCCGCAGGCCGGCGTCAACCTGCACGTCGTGCGCAGGCTGTGGCTGAAGGCGAGCGCGGGCCGCGCCTTCCGCGCGCCGACGTTCAACGACCGCTTCTGGATGCCCGGCGGCGACCCCGCCCTGCGCCCCGAGCGCGGCTGGACGGCCGACGCAGGCGCGGCCGCCGAGGCCCACCTCGGTCCGCTCGCCGCCACCGCCGAGGCGACCGTCTTCGCGAGCGCGCTGGCCGACCAGATCGTCTGGAGGCCCGGCCGGTTCGACGACGGCTTCTACTGGGCGCCCCAGAACATCGGCCAGACCCGGACGCGCGGCGCCGAGTTGTCGGCCCGCCTCCGCCTCGGCACCGCCCGCCGCTTCGCCGAGGTGGGCGGGCTGATGACGTGGACCGACGCCCGCGACCGCACCGACCCCGAGGCGTCGTCCTTCGACCAGCGCCTGCTGTACGTACCCGCCCGCCTCGTCCGCGCCGACCTCGCGCTGGGCGCCGGGCCGCTCCGCCTCGACGCCGGGCTGGAGCACACCGGCACGCGCGCCACCGCCGCAGACGGCACGGCCCGCCTTCCGCCCGCGACCGTCGTGGACGCCGGGCTGTCGGGCCGCCTGCGCGTCGGCCCCGCCGCCGCCGTGCTGGCGGTGCGCCTCGAAAACCTCCTGGACGCGCGGTACGCGCTCGTCCGCCAGTACCCCATGCCGCCGCGGCACGTCCGCGTGCGGCTCACCCTCTCCTCTCTCTAGACCATGTCTCGTTCGCTTCTCCTCCTCCTCGTCCTCCTCGCCGCGCCCGCGTGGGCACAGGAGTTCGAAGGCCTCGTCCTCAGTCAGGGCGCGTTCGGCGCCAACAACAGCTCCGTCGTGCGGGTCTCAGGCGTGTTCGCGCCGCCGTCGTCCTCCACGCTCGCCGGCGGGCGGATCTACACGCAGGGCGCCGAGATCATCGGCGACCACCTCTACCTGACCGCGGGCGACTCGTTCTCGGGCACCAGCCGCGTCGACGTGCTGGACCTCGGGACGGGCGCGCTCGTCGGGCAGATCACGCAGAACGTCCAGAACCCGCGCTACCTGGCCGAGGTGGGCACGGACAAGGCCTACGTCACGAACCAGGACTACAGCGGCGGCGCGTCGTTCGTGACGCCCCTCAACCTGGCGACCAACACGGCCGGGACGCCGATCCCGGTGGAGGGCACGCCGGAGGACGTGACGACGGTCTCGGTGGGGACTGCGACGTACGCCATCGTCGCACTGGGCGCGTTCGGAGGCAAAGACTCGCTCGCGGTCCTGGACCCGGCCACGGACACGCTGACCGGCTACATCGACATCGAGTGTGCGGCGCGGTTCGTGGTGGGGGTGTCGCCGTCGGCGTGGGCGGTCTGCACCGACACCGACGAGGCGGTCCTGGTGGACCCGGCCACGCGGACGGTCACGCGCCGGATCGCGTTCGGGTTCGAGATCGGCGACCCCAACGGCATCGGGCAGGACGCGGCCTCGATGCCGGGCATCCTTACCCGTCGCGGCCTCACACGAGACGGCGCCTTCGCAGCCATCTCGTCGGAGCGGGGCGTGATCGTGCTCACCAGCTCCGACGGCGACTACCGGCTCGTGGAGATCGACGACGCGGACACGCTGCCGATCACGGCGCTGGCGGCCTCGGCCGACGGCAGCGGCTTCATCCTCGGCAGGCCGGACCCGGACAACCCGTTCGGCGCGAACGGGACGGTCACGCTGCACCGCGACGATGGGACCCTCGTCGAGACGTTCGCGGCAGGCGTCTTTCCGTCGTACGTCGCCACGAGCCCCAACGGCTTCGGCACGACCGTCGAGACCGTCGACGCCTCCGGCCTCGGGCTCGCGCTGGACGGCCCCAACCCGGCCCACACGCGGACCGCGCTGGCGCTGACGCTCGACCGCAACGCCGACGTCCGGGTCGAGCTCTTCGACGTGCTCGGCCGCCCCGTCGCCCGGCTGGCCGACGGCGGCTTCGGCGCAGGCACGCACCGCCTGAGCGTGGACGCGAGCGGCCTCGCGCCGGGCACCTACCTCGTCCGCGCGGCCACCGAGGCGGGCGTGGTGACGCTGCCGCTGACGGTCGCCCGATGAGGATCGACCGCTGCTTCTGCTTCGACACGACCTTCGCCGCGCTGGCGGAGGTCGCCGACGCGACGGGCGCCGAGACGGTGCCCCAGTTGCAGGCCTGCGCCACGTTCGGGCAGAAGTGCAAGCTGTGCCACCCGTATGCCCGGCGGATGCTGCGGACCGGCCAGACGGTCTTCCACGAGATCGTAACCGAGGCCGACGAGCCAGAAGCCGCCCCCCGCCTCGGCGCCGAGGTGAAGGGCGGCACGCCGGCGTGCCGCCCCGGAACGCGAGCACCGACGCATCGGTGACGGCACCGCAGGCCCGCGCGTGCGAGGGATCATCCGTGAGCACGGGGAGTCTGCATCGGAGCCCCGTGCTCTTCGACGCACGATGTCCGCCGCATACATCGCTGTTCATTAGGGGTGTATGCGGCCTCGCTCCCCAGGCGACCCGATGGTGCCCCGCTTCTCTCCCTTTCTGCACGCGCCCGGACTCGGCCTGTGGCTGGCGCTCGGCCTGCTCGCCGCCGCGCCGGCCGCCCAGCCGACGGACCTCCCGACGCGGGGCGCAGTGGGGGAGGTCAGCAGCGGACTCCTGTACGAGTTCGAGACCCGTCCCGACTCGTCGGTCCTGATCCGCTCCAGCCGGGGCGACTCGCTCCGCATCGAGCCGTCGGCCCTTCGACGCATCTCGGCGGCCTACGGAGGCGACCTCACCGGCTCGGGCGCCGAGGTCCGGAGCGGCGTCGACATCGACGGCGGGGACCTGTCGCTCTACTACGCGCGCCGCATCCCGGTCCCGGTGGCGCTCGGCGTGTTCGGCCTCCTCACTCTGGGAGGGATCGCCTTCGCGGTCTGGGCGCTCCGGCGGATCGCCCGCGACGACCGCCGCAAGACCGAACTCCAGATGTACCGCCAGACGCTCGCCGCCGCCCGCGAGCGCGAGCGGCTCCGCATCGCGCGCGAGATCCACGACGGCCCCCTCCAGGCCCTCCACGCCCTCCGCCGCCTCCTGGAGGCGGACGGCCACACGGCCTTCGAGCAGGACCTTCTGGAGATCGTCCGCGAGTTGCGGCGGGTTGTCGAGAACCTGCGTCCCCCCGCGCTCGACCGGTACTCGCTCGCCGACGCCCTCCGCTCCCTCATCCGCCGGTTCGAGCGCCACAACCCCGGCATCGAGGTCGATGCGACGCTCGCCGCCGACTCAGACGCCGTGGACGCCTACTCGGACGAGCTTCGCCTGACCCTCTACCGGCTCACACAGGAGGCACTCAACAACATCGGGGCTCACGCCCGAGCGCACCACGTCGAGATCGCCTTCGACGCCCGTGCCGACCGGTACGCCCTGACCGTCGGCGACGACGGCGCCGGGTTCGACCCGGAGCGCCACCCCGACGACGACCGCAGCCACTTCGGCCTCCTCGGGATGCGTGAGCGTGCCGAGGCGGTCGACGCCCGCCTCACGGTCGCCTCTCGCCCCGGCCACGGCACCCGCCTCCGCCTCGACGGCACGCCCCGCCCCGCCTGACTCCCCCCCCCATGCTCGCTTCCATCCGCGTCGTCCTCGTCGACGATCATCCGCCGATGCGCTCCGGCATTCGGGCCCTCATCGAGCGCGAGGCCGAGCGCGGCGGCTGGGCCGTCGAGATCGTCGGCGAGGCCGGGACGGCCGAGCGGGGCCTCGACCTCGTGCGCAGCCTGAGCCCGAACGTCGTCGTGACCGACCTCGACCTCCCGGCCATGTCCGGCGTCGACCTCGCGCGGGCGATCCACGAGGAGGCCCTCCCGACTCGGGTCCTCGTCCTGTCCGCCTACGACGATGCCGCCTACCTCCACAGCCTCCAGTCATGCGGAGTCGCGGGCTTCCTGACCAAGGAGAAGCCTGCCGCCGTGATCGCCGAGGCGGTCCGGGCCGTCTCGCGGGGCGAGACCCGCTGGTTCGTGATGCCCCCCGAGGACGCCCTCGCCGAGCTGACCGACCGCGAGGCCGAGGTCCTCCGGTCGCTCGCGGGCGGACGCTCCAATACCGAGATCGCCGACGAGCTGGACATCTCCGAACACACCGTCCGCAACCACCTCACGAACGTCTACGAGAAGCTCGACCTGACGTCGTCGCGCGAGGCCGTCGCCTGGGCCTGGAAACACGGGATCGGCGAGAAATAGACGAGCCCGAGCCGGGCAGCAGAGACACAGCCACGCCTCTCGCATCGGGACGCGTCACAGGACGCCGCCCATGCCTCGACCTGCGGCCAGGGGCAGTGGCAAACACGGCACACCTGATATCTGAAGTGCCGACTTGACCTGCACGAATTCATAGCACGAGCAAAGAAT from Rubrivirga sp. SAORIC476 encodes the following:
- a CDS encoding TonB-dependent siderophore receptor translates to MLQGPLAGRLRALLFSLLLPSAVAAQPSAPTAAPDSTLGAVTVTAAREAVATREAASRVTVLGRDALDAAGATTVADALEARTAVFVKRYGPGGLASLSLRGTGAAQTLVLLDGHRIADPQLGQLDLGLLPAGVVEAVEVAHGAASALYGTDGVGGVVQVRTPAPGEPRARLDLRTGAWGERGGALLLSGGSARLSAVLALDHDEATGDYLYVDSTRFDPATQTVGVTAPRANADVQRDALFGRVSSEIGRWRGTAGLLATDAERGIFAFSGVSQARQTDRALRVWTDHALRLGGTRVRVGGLAQRSSLRYLSPASGLDETGQTEAASLRIEADRAVRLGSGRWHLAAGVEARGGRAEHPSLTEDAQETAQAVFASAVGQHGPLHLYPALRLDRVAAPTGETLTALSPQAGVNLHVVRRLWLKASAGRAFRAPTFNDRFWMPGGDPALRPERGWTADAGAAAEAHLGPLAATAEATVFASALADQIVWRPGRFDDGFYWAPQNIGQTRTRGAELSARLRLGTARRFAEVGGLMTWTDARDRTDPEASSFDQRLLYVPARLVRADLALGAGPLRLDAGLEHTGTRATAADGTARLPPATVVDAGLSGRLRVGPAAAVLAVRLENLLDARYALVRQYPMPPRHVRVRLTLSSL
- a CDS encoding sensor histidine kinase, which produces MPRFSPFLHAPGLGLWLALGLLAAAPAAQPTDLPTRGAVGEVSSGLLYEFETRPDSSVLIRSSRGDSLRIEPSALRRISAAYGGDLTGSGAEVRSGVDIDGGDLSLYYARRIPVPVALGVFGLLTLGGIAFAVWALRRIARDDRRKTELQMYRQTLAAARERERLRIAREIHDGPLQALHALRRLLEADGHTAFEQDLLEIVRELRRVVENLRPPALDRYSLADALRSLIRRFERHNPGIEVDATLAADSDAVDAYSDELRLTLYRLTQEALNNIGAHARAHHVEIAFDARADRYALTVGDDGAGFDPERHPDDDRSHFGLLGMRERAEAVDARLTVASRPGHGTRLRLDGTPRPA
- a CDS encoding T9SS type A sorting domain-containing protein; the protein is MSRSLLLLLVLLAAPAWAQEFEGLVLSQGAFGANNSSVVRVSGVFAPPSSSTLAGGRIYTQGAEIIGDHLYLTAGDSFSGTSRVDVLDLGTGALVGQITQNVQNPRYLAEVGTDKAYVTNQDYSGGASFVTPLNLATNTAGTPIPVEGTPEDVTTVSVGTATYAIVALGAFGGKDSLAVLDPATDTLTGYIDIECAARFVVGVSPSAWAVCTDTDEAVLVDPATRTVTRRIAFGFEIGDPNGIGQDAASMPGILTRRGLTRDGAFAAISSERGVIVLTSSDGDYRLVEIDDADTLPITALAASADGSGFILGRPDPDNPFGANGTVTLHRDDGTLVETFAAGVFPSYVATSPNGFGTTVETVDASGLGLALDGPNPAHTRTALALTLDRNADVRVELFDVLGRPVARLADGGFGAGTHRLSVDASGLAPGTYLVRAATEAGVVTLPLTVAR
- a CDS encoding response regulator transcription factor, which produces MLASIRVVLVDDHPPMRSGIRALIEREAERGGWAVEIVGEAGTAERGLDLVRSLSPNVVVTDLDLPAMSGVDLARAIHEEALPTRVLVLSAYDDAAYLHSLQSCGVAGFLTKEKPAAVIAEAVRAVSRGETRWFVMPPEDALAELTDREAEVLRSLAGGRSNTEIADELDISEHTVRNHLTNVYEKLDLTSSREAVAWAWKHGIGEK